The following coding sequences are from one Phycisphaeraceae bacterium window:
- a CDS encoding response regulator, with amino-acid sequence MKLKTKLILACAAATLLLIPAVYVAVSRVYMVGFLRADDREAGESMGRVESALKRTLTTLNSKAADWAQWDDSYEYMGEPTQRFIDSNVHDMALANLGLSAIVFLRPDGSVQHALGRDLEAGARAPIPAGLDRYFTPGSPLLAPPGSADGRAGLVMLESGPLMVSSRPILDNTATKPARGTLLFCRFLDRSEIERIGHQSTVQLTALPINDRNLPTDMRAAMLRLNYGATRVESPLDSERIGSYAAAADFFGKPALLLRAVQPRSVYAEGVRSSWYLIYTIAAVCVVFGVLCVVLVHRAVVARLERLTRAVANANSPDDLIAPIAVRGSDEIAALAGAINGFLDRIRTSQGELAAKSRELEAASRAAGAASIAKSQFLANMSHEIRTPMTALLGYADLLCDPASTQAERREYAGAMKRGGDHLMAIINDILDLSKVEAGAMSIERIDCSVADVAGDVAAMVRDAAADKGLALELAFETPVPAMVRTDPTRLRQILLNLVGNAIKFTSRGGVRLGVRYEAESARGPRVRFTVSDTGIGMREDQVEKLFRPFAQADTSTTRRYGGTGLGLAISQRLAWALDGDIEVASEPGKGSEFTLTVGTGGVADGPMVTAPGARSDAAGKPGAVRVEASVLLADDGADNRRLISHVLKRAGARVTVVEDGRQAVEAALAGAFDVVLLDMQMPVLDGYHAARELRAAGYTRPVVAITAHVLADERDRCLGAGCDDYLTKPIDRRRLLETCRRWAARGEAGESGPLRAAA; translated from the coding sequence TTGAAACTCAAGACCAAACTTATCCTCGCCTGCGCCGCGGCCACGCTGCTGCTCATCCCCGCCGTCTACGTCGCCGTCTCCCGCGTCTACATGGTCGGGTTCCTCCGGGCCGACGACCGCGAGGCCGGCGAATCGATGGGCCGCGTCGAGAGCGCCCTCAAGCGCACGCTCACCACGCTCAACTCCAAGGCCGCCGACTGGGCCCAGTGGGACGACTCGTACGAGTACATGGGCGAACCCACCCAGCGGTTCATCGACTCGAACGTCCACGACATGGCGCTGGCCAACCTGGGCCTGAGTGCGATCGTCTTCCTGCGGCCCGACGGCAGCGTCCAGCACGCCCTTGGGCGAGACCTGGAGGCCGGCGCTCGCGCCCCCATCCCGGCGGGGCTGGACCGGTATTTCACGCCCGGCAGTCCGCTGCTGGCGCCCCCCGGCAGCGCTGATGGCCGCGCCGGCCTGGTCATGCTCGAGTCCGGCCCGCTCATGGTCTCGTCGCGCCCGATCCTTGATAACACGGCCACCAAGCCCGCGCGGGGCACGCTCTTGTTCTGCCGCTTCCTCGACCGCTCGGAGATCGAACGGATCGGGCACCAGTCGACCGTTCAGCTTACCGCGCTCCCGATCAACGACCGCAATCTCCCCACCGACATGCGCGCCGCGATGCTCCGCCTGAACTATGGCGCGACGAGAGTCGAGTCCCCGCTCGATTCGGAACGCATCGGCTCGTACGCCGCGGCGGCCGACTTCTTCGGCAAGCCGGCGCTGCTCCTGCGGGCCGTGCAGCCGCGGAGCGTGTACGCCGAGGGGGTGCGGAGCAGTTGGTACCTCATCTATACGATCGCGGCGGTATGCGTGGTCTTCGGGGTGCTGTGCGTGGTGCTGGTGCACCGGGCGGTCGTGGCCCGGCTTGAGCGGTTGACACGCGCGGTCGCGAACGCCAACTCGCCCGACGACCTGATCGCCCCGATCGCGGTCCGCGGCAGCGACGAGATCGCGGCGCTCGCCGGCGCGATCAACGGCTTCCTGGACCGGATCCGCACCTCGCAGGGCGAGCTGGCGGCCAAGTCCCGCGAGCTGGAGGCCGCGTCCCGGGCCGCAGGGGCCGCGAGCATCGCCAAGTCGCAGTTCCTCGCCAACATGTCCCATGAGATCCGCACGCCGATGACGGCGCTGCTCGGGTACGCGGACCTGCTGTGCGATCCGGCGTCCACCCAGGCCGAGCGGCGCGAATACGCCGGCGCGATGAAGCGCGGCGGCGACCACCTGATGGCGATCATCAACGACATCCTCGATCTCTCCAAGGTCGAGGCCGGCGCCATGAGCATCGAGCGGATCGACTGTTCGGTCGCCGACGTCGCGGGCGACGTGGCGGCCATGGTCCGGGACGCCGCGGCGGACAAGGGCCTTGCTCTGGAGCTGGCGTTCGAAACCCCCGTTCCTGCGATGGTCCGCACCGATCCGACGCGCCTGCGGCAGATCCTGCTCAACCTGGTCGGGAACGCGATCAAGTTCACCTCTCGCGGCGGGGTGCGGCTGGGTGTGCGGTACGAGGCCGAATCGGCGCGCGGGCCGCGGGTGCGGTTCACCGTTTCGGACACGGGGATCGGGATGCGGGAGGACCAGGTCGAGAAACTCTTCCGGCCCTTCGCGCAGGCCGACACCTCGACCACGCGCCGTTACGGCGGCACCGGGCTGGGGCTGGCGATCTCGCAGCGGCTGGCGTGGGCGCTCGATGGCGACATCGAGGTGGCCAGCGAGCCGGGCAAGGGGAGCGAGTTCACGCTGACGGTGGGGACCGGCGGCGTGGCCGATGGGCCGATGGTAACGGCGCCGGGCGCCCGGAGCGATGCGGCGGGCAAGCCCGGCGCGGTGCGGGTGGAGGCGTCGGTGCTGCTGGCCGACGACGGCGCGGACAACCGGCGGCTGATCTCGCACGTGCTGAAGCGCGCCGGGGCACGCGTGACGGTGGTGGAGGATGGGCGGCAGGCGGTGGAGGCGGCGCTGGCGGGGGCGTTCGACGTGGTGCTGCTGGACATGCAGATGCCGGTGCTGGACGGGTACCACGCGGCGCGGGAGCTGCGCGCGGCGGGGTACACGCGGCCGGTCGTGGCGATCACGGCGCACGTGCTGGCGGATGAGCGCGACCGGTGCCTTGGGGCGGGGTGCGACGATTACCTGACCAAGCCGATCGATCGGCGGCGGCTGCTGGAGACGTGCCGGCGGTGGGCGGCCCGGGGCGAGGCCGGGGAAAGCGGACCTTTGAGGGCGGCGGCGTAG
- a CDS encoding STAS domain-containing protein, producing the protein MFRQILKRLGPLGDATPSTAGAQANLPLAERQATGVGGPARASGGKLFTFDLLGPTAVVTIMERHLTAPAVAELLHDLRDLLAHHPGVHNLVLDLQNVDYLDSACLNMLITLLQAVKAAGGRIAIASAQRSIEVLFKLTRLDKVFPIQRDVLHAIHLVEQAA; encoded by the coding sequence ATGTTCCGGCAAATCCTCAAGCGGCTTGGGCCATTGGGTGATGCGACGCCGAGTACGGCGGGCGCCCAGGCGAATCTACCCCTTGCCGAGCGACAGGCCACGGGGGTCGGCGGGCCGGCGCGTGCGAGCGGCGGCAAGTTGTTCACCTTCGATCTGCTGGGTCCGACGGCGGTGGTCACGATCATGGAACGGCACCTGACGGCGCCGGCCGTGGCGGAGTTGCTGCACGACCTGCGGGACCTGCTGGCGCACCACCCCGGGGTGCACAACCTGGTGCTGGACCTGCAGAACGTCGACTACCTCGACTCGGCGTGCCTGAACATGCTGATCACGCTGCTGCAGGCGGTGAAGGCGGCGGGCGGGCGGATCGCCATCGCGAGCGCGCAGCGGTCGATCGAGGTGCTGTTCAAGTTGACGAGGCTGGACAAGGTGTTCCCGATCCAGCGCGACGTGCTGCACGCAATCCACCTGGTTGAGCAGGCGGCGTAG
- a CDS encoding DUF885 domain-containing protein, which translates to MIDLLLAACAATALALQPAPQASPPQASPPQASPPRAAPPSRPSPPRSHELKALLDEHYEFLLRSDPVRATTLGHAKYSTLLRDESPEAYARRRAETRARLERLNTLLSHEEGGARWGEEDLLDAGLLRFELETSIAGDRFLPEQRSMDNKRGVQIDTPQMADSLPFASESDYDHFATRLESVPTLVDQTIAQMRAGIASGRVQPRVVMLGCIEQCAAAAAGAAPGPNAAPTADPNPFFKPFLKLPADSPIALRARHTVTTGIIPAYQRLAAFLKDEYLPACRDAIAASDSIDGPDLYQHELLLQTTTTLKPEEIHAIGLREVDRIRSEMMDAIARTDFPRKDSLVGDELFHAFVADLRSNPRFYFTTPDDLLRGYRDIAKRIDAQLPRLFRTLPRNPYGVREMPLISAKMGPTAYYFPGSIAGGVPGYFVANTYQLDQRPKYEMISLTMHEAVPGHHLQIALAQELDSAHPFRRLLAYNAFLEGWALYAERLGLEMSDPDSPPASPARGLYADPYDDFGRLTYEMWRACRLVVDPGMHALGWSRQQAIDFMKANTALSELNIEREIDRYIAWPGQACGYKLGELKIRELRHKAETALGDAFDLRAFHDTILGAGSLPLPVLEERVTRWIEHSRPAQPPLRQ; encoded by the coding sequence ATGATCGATCTGCTCCTCGCCGCGTGCGCCGCGACCGCTCTCGCCCTCCAGCCCGCTCCCCAGGCCTCCCCGCCCCAGGCCTCCCCGCCCCAGGCATCCCCACCCCGCGCCGCCCCCCCGTCCCGGCCATCCCCGCCGCGATCCCACGAACTCAAGGCCCTCCTCGACGAGCACTACGAATTCCTCCTCCGCTCCGATCCCGTCCGCGCCACCACCCTCGGCCACGCCAAGTACAGCACCCTCCTCCGCGACGAGTCCCCCGAGGCCTACGCCCGCCGCCGCGCCGAGACCCGCGCCCGCCTCGAACGGCTCAACACCCTCCTCTCCCACGAAGAAGGCGGCGCCCGCTGGGGCGAAGAGGACCTCCTCGACGCCGGCCTCCTCCGCTTCGAGCTCGAAACATCCATCGCCGGCGACCGCTTCCTCCCCGAGCAGCGCTCCATGGACAACAAGCGCGGCGTCCAGATCGACACCCCGCAGATGGCCGACTCCCTCCCCTTCGCCTCCGAATCCGACTACGACCACTTCGCCACCCGCCTCGAATCCGTCCCCACCCTCGTCGACCAGACCATCGCCCAGATGCGCGCCGGCATCGCCTCCGGCCGCGTCCAGCCCAGGGTCGTCATGCTCGGCTGCATCGAGCAGTGCGCCGCCGCCGCGGCGGGCGCCGCCCCCGGCCCCAATGCCGCGCCGACCGCCGACCCCAACCCCTTCTTCAAGCCCTTCCTCAAACTCCCCGCCGACTCCCCGATCGCCCTCCGCGCCCGCCACACCGTCACCACCGGCATCATCCCCGCCTACCAGCGCCTCGCCGCCTTCCTCAAGGACGAGTACCTCCCCGCCTGCCGCGACGCCATCGCCGCCTCCGACTCCATCGACGGCCCCGACCTCTACCAGCACGAACTCCTCCTCCAGACCACCACCACCCTCAAGCCCGAGGAGATCCACGCCATCGGCCTCCGCGAGGTCGACCGCATCCGCTCCGAGATGATGGACGCCATCGCCCGCACCGACTTCCCCCGCAAGGACTCCCTCGTCGGCGACGAGCTCTTCCACGCCTTCGTCGCCGACCTCCGCTCCAACCCCCGCTTCTACTTCACCACCCCCGACGACCTCCTCCGCGGCTACCGCGACATCGCCAAGCGCATCGACGCCCAGCTCCCCCGCCTCTTCCGCACGCTCCCCCGCAACCCCTACGGCGTCCGCGAGATGCCCCTCATCTCCGCCAAGATGGGCCCCACCGCGTACTACTTCCCCGGCTCCATCGCCGGCGGCGTCCCCGGCTATTTCGTTGCCAACACCTACCAGCTCGACCAGCGCCCGAAGTACGAGATGATCTCCCTCACCATGCACGAGGCCGTCCCCGGCCACCACCTCCAGATCGCCCTCGCCCAGGAACTTGACTCCGCCCACCCCTTCCGCCGCCTCCTCGCCTACAACGCCTTCCTCGAAGGCTGGGCCCTCTACGCCGAGCGCCTCGGCCTCGAGATGTCCGATCCCGATTCCCCTCCCGCGTCCCCCGCCCGCGGCCTCTACGCCGACCCTTACGACGACTTCGGCCGCCTCACCTACGAGATGTGGCGCGCCTGCCGGCTCGTCGTCGACCCCGGCATGCACGCTCTCGGCTGGTCGCGCCAGCAGGCCATCGACTTCATGAAGGCCAACACCGCCCTCAGCGAACTCAACATCGAGCGGGAGATCGACCGCTACATCGCCTGGCCCGGCCAGGCCTGCGGCTACAAACTCGGCGAACTCAAGATCCGCGAACTCCGCCACAAAGCCGAGACCGCCCTCGGCGACGCCTTCGACCTCCGCGCCTTCCACGACACCATCCTCGGCGCCGGCTCCCTCCCCCTCCCCGTCCTCGAAGAACGAGTCACCCGCTGGATCGAACACTCCCGCCCCGCACAACCACCCCTCCGCCAGTAG